CCATCCTCTAGTCGTAATAATTAGATATATGACGATCAACAACTTGGActtttaatccttttttttattattattattattgtttttttctttaaaatcaaTAAAGCTATTAACACTATGGGAGCCTTTGTTTGACcagaaaaaagatatatatatatatatatatatatatttaatggaACGCCACAATATAATTGTCTTCTAATCCTTATTAGTTGTTTAATAACTAAAAGATAcagatttaaaatatttattttttattattagaaaaatagagagattaagtattaaatgaattatggagagaaaaaggaaaaataatggTTTTATGAATTAGAAAGTTGAGttagaataaaacaaaaactggAGTCttgtaaactataatttattactaaatatccttaacctAAACAAGGATGCtgaaataaatatgaaaattgaaatgtgGTTGGTGAttgataaatttataaaacaagCGGTTGAATTAAATTGTGTAGACCCAAACTAAATCAATCAATGAATCAACCAATTAATTCCCACACCAATCTTCAACTTAAATCATAaattctttacttttttattatcaagtttgtttttcttcctttgccTTCTTCTCATTCGGCCCATCTTCGAAAGCCCAAACTTGCAGTCTTCTTAACCACCATATTCTCTCTCCTTCAGCCCAACATAATCTTCACCTCATTCTAATCTTCACCTCATTATTCTAATCTTCACCTCATTCTAATCTTCACCTCATTCTAATCTTCACCTCATTCTCTCGCTCTCTAGTTTCTTCTAACTACTGTAGTTCAACAAAATTCCTCCACTTGTGCCTTTGCCGATTGCTTGCACGTCAGACTCATACCTCTTATACATATTTACTACAAagcagaagaaagagaaagggtCAGCGTCAAATGGGCAAATGATCGCCTTGTGCTTGTCGCTGCCGATCCCTCATTCCATTTGTTCTTTACCAACATTTTTAACTCACAAACAGAATATTTGGAGTTTAATTCTCGGAGTGTCCAAAGTAGCTCACAAACTTGCGATTCGGAATTATTCTATTCTTAACTCGTCACCATCGATGAAACTATTTTGCCCATTTGGCACTTATTTAAATCACCCTTTTCGCGGAATACGACAGTCCTCATCAGCTTTCAACTAACCATTTCATATCCATGCTTGTGGGTGGCTGAACATTGTGTATATGAATACCATGATGTTGCCCAAGTTGTGTTGGTAATTCAACAGAGATGTAAGACTCGCTTGATTTGAGAAGTTGGTGTTTGGTGGCTGAAGTGAATATAGTCTGTGACGATGGATACATGCAAATCACTAGAAGATCAGTTCTCTAAGCTTCACCCTTCCCTTCCTTTGAACACTAGGATTGGGATCATAGGAGGTGGTCCAAGTGGCTTGTCAGCTGCTTATGCACTGGCCAAGCTTGGTTACAGTGATGTAACTGTCTTGGAGAAGCATCAGGATGTTGGGGGCATGTGTGAGTCTGTGGAAATTGAAGGTACAAGTTACTTAATACTCGATGCATCATGACATGGTTGTTAATATATGAGATTCAAGTTCACAAACAACTAGCATTCACCCTTGTTACAggtaaaatatatgatttggGAGGTCAAGTTCTTGCTGCAAATAGTGCTCCAACAATCTTTCACCTCGCCCAAGAAACTGGCTCTGAATTGGAAGAGATGGACTCCCATAAGCTAGCCCTCATTCATACTTCAGGGGAATATCAAGACATAGGCGTTGCAGACGATTATACGTCCATTATCTCACTCACCTTAGAACTCCAGGTTAGTTTCCTCTGCTGCTATGACTGGAATCTTTGAATACTAGTATACTTATTTAGTGTTGGAAATTGGAATTCTTCTGTACAGGACAAAGCAAAGGATTCAGGACACATTGGTGTCCATGCTGTGAGTGCATTTGCATCTGACTTAACTCCTGCGTATCTTGAGGCTCATGGACTGACGTCTGTCCCAAAGTCTGTGGCTTATGGTTACACTGCTTCTGGATATGGGTTTCTGCAAGACATGCCTTATGCCTATGTGCATGAGTTCACCCGCACTTCAATGGCAGGTAAAATACGACGCTTCAAAGGTGGGTATGGAGGCCTGTGGAAGAGGATCAGCGAGTCAATTCCAATCAAAGTTCACTGCAACACTGAAGTTGTGTCTGTCAGACGgagttttaaaactgtaactCTTCATGTCATGGACAGTGACACAAATCTCACAAGTTTGGAGTTTGATAAGATTATCATCTCTGGTTCATTTCCTTTTAGAAATGGTAGAACGTACAGGCCCTCCACCACAAAATCGTCAGGTTTCGAATGGATTACTTTCAGCTCTCTTTGACCATGTCTCCTTTCTATTCTGtctttccttttataaatAGGTCtatattgatattatttgCAGAAGAAGGAGCTGAGACAATGGATATGAGCCACCTCGAAAAGGAGCTGTTCAGTAAAGTATACACAATTGACTATTACACCACAGTTCTGAAGATAGAAGGCCTAAATCATTTACCGCTTGGTTTTTATTACTTTGGGGAACATATGGACAATCCGGAAACAATTGGATACCCGGTTGCCATGCAGAGATTCTACGCAGACACTGATATTTTCCTGTTCTGGTCTTATGGTAACTCAGCCGACATTACAGGTCCAAAAGTGGCTGAGCTGGCAATCAACACAGTTAAGAAAATGGGGGCAGAAGTTAAGAAGGTGATACTGCAaagaagatttaaatatttcccCCATGTTTGTAGCAAAGGTAAGTAAAGTTATCTAAATAATTTTCCACTTCCCAAGATGAGATGCTGATCTGTTGAAGCCTTCGCGCAGATATGGAGGATGGATTCTACAAGAGATTGGAATTGGAGCTACAAGGTTCATTGAATACTTATTACGTAGGAGGGCTTATGGCTTTTGAACTTACAGAGAGAAATTCTTCATATGCCATGACACTCGTATGCAAGCACTTCGCAAACAACTCTTCTCCCATGTTTTCTTATGCTAAGGTGATCCCAATAATGAATGTCAGCTGAATacacaaaagaagaaatgtctattttttttttatctgtacTAAACTGAAACATGTCGCATCTGCAGCCCATGTTTTTCTTACAATCAAAACGAGAAAGGGATGTTAAGGGGTTAGGCGAATTACCAGGAGTGGAGTTTCCCGATTTGAACTCACTGGATGGGTATTTAAGGCACTGGGGTTCACATCATGTCACTCGAGATAGAATACTTTATACTTGGCTTAATGAAGAAGGGTCAGTGTTAGGCCAGCGGACCTACAGAGAGCTTCATCTCAATGCTTCTTGCATTGCTCAAAAGCTGCTATCAAACCCGAAGCCTCCAATAAAACCAGGGGATCGGGTTCTTCTCATATATGTTCCTGGCCTCGACTTCATTGACGCATTCTTTGGATGCTTAAGAGCTAAGATTTTACCAGTTCCAGTTCTTCCACCTGATCCCTTGCAAAGAGGTGGCCAAGCACTTTTGAAAATCGAATACATTGCAAAATCATGCGGTGCAGTCGCAATTCTGTCGACCCTTAGTTATCATTCAGCGGTTAGAGTTGGCAAGGTGAAGAATATGATTGGCTTGAtgagagaaaatggaaagtCTTCAGCTGTGTGGCCTAAACTTCCATGGATGCACACTGATAGTTGGATAAAGAACTTTGCCAATTTGGCTCCAGATGCGATGACTAACCAAGCTGAACCTCACTCAGATGATGTTAGCTTTCTGCAATTTACGTCTGGGTCAACAGGTGATGCAAAAGGAGTCATGATTACGCATGGTGGCCTCATTCATAACGTGAAGTTGATGCGCAGAAGATACAAGAGTACTTCAAGGACAGTACTTGTTAGCTGGCTACCTCAATACCATGACATGGGGCTGATTGGTGGACTTTTCACTGCTCTTGTGAGTGGTGGAACTGCAATCCTTTTTTCTCCaatgacatttataaaaaaacccCTTTTGTGGCTTCATGTTATGAGCACATATAAAGCTACTCATAGTGCAGGTCCCAACTTTGCCTTTGAGTTGGTGGCTCGAAGATTGGAGGCTAACAAGGGCAAGGCTCAGACATATGACCTTTCTTCCATGGTTTTTCTCATGATTGCTGCTGAACCTATTCGGAAAACTACTTTGAAAAAATTTCTTGAGCTCACTAGCCCTTTTGGCCTAACTGAAGAGGTGATGGCTCCAGGTTATGGATTGGCAGAAAACTGTGTATTTGTGAGTTGTGCTTTTGGAGAAGGAATTCCCATCTTCA
The Cucurbita pepo subsp. pepo cultivar mu-cu-16 chromosome LG16, ASM280686v2, whole genome shotgun sequence genome window above contains:
- the LOC111777474 gene encoding uncharacterized protein LOC111777474 isoform X1 — its product is MDTCKSLEDQFSKLHPSLPLNTRIGIIGGGPSGLSAAYALAKLGYSDVTVLEKHQDVGGMCESVEIEGKIYDLGGQVLAANSAPTIFHLAQETGSELEEMDSHKLALIHTSGEYQDIGVADDYTSIISLTLELQDKAKDSGHIGVHAVSAFASDLTPAYLEAHGLTSVPKSVAYGYTASGYGFLQDMPYAYVHEFTRTSMAGKIRRFKGGYGGLWKRISESIPIKVHCNTEVVSVRRSFKTVTLHVMDSDTNLTSLEFDKIIISGSFPFRNGRTYRPSTTKSSEEGAETMDMSHLEKELFSKVYTIDYYTTVLKIEGLNHLPLGFYYFGEHMDNPETIGYPVAMQRFYADTDIFLFWSYGNSADITGPKVAELAINTVKKMGAEVKKVILQRRFKYFPHVCSKDMEDGFYKRLELELQGSLNTYYVGGLMAFELTERNSSYAMTLVCKHFANNSSPMFSYAKPMFFLQSKRERDVKGLGELPGVEFPDLNSLDGYLRHWGSHHVTRDRILYTWLNEEGSVLGQRTYRELHLNASCIAQKLLSNPKPPIKPGDRVLLIYVPGLDFIDAFFGCLRAKILPVPVLPPDPLQRGGQALLKIEYIAKSCGAVAILSTLSYHSAVRVGKVKNMIGLMRENGKSSAVWPKLPWMHTDSWIKNFANLAPDAMTNQAEPHSDDVSFLQFTSGSTGDAKGVMITHGGLIHNVKLMRRRYKSTSRTVLVSWLPQYHDMGLIGGLFTALVSGGTAILFSPMTFIKKPLLWLHVMSTYKATHSAGPNFAFELVARRLEANKGKAQTYDLSSMVFLMIAAEPIRKTTLKKFLELTSPFGLTEEVMAPGYGLAENCVFVSCAFGEGIPIFIDWQGRVCCGYVDQGNADIDIRIVNPGTGTELEEDGKEGEIWISSPSAGIGYWGREELSQDTFRNELQNHHGRRYTRTGDLGRVIDGKLFITGRIKDLIIAAGRNIYPADVEKTVESSSDLLRPGCCAVIGVPEEILMEKGIPVPDCSDQVGLVVIAEVKDGKPVAKDIIDQIQNRVAEEHGVSVASVKLIKPRTISKTTSGKIKRFECLKQFVDGTLNVVPEAIRLRRNFFRSFSTGTCKEGNTPRPQLTNLSRAFVQPSVQPGPRISNKDIEEFLKGLVSELTNIPINKICATESLLSYGIDSILVVRAAQKLSNFLGVPVGAVDIFTATCIADLASISENILTKNHAQSTKNTANPTFETTCALIEMEKISWTRRFGIWFFQLLALILVAMMLAFPAYLSISAFISSMPILHTFTDHIPLMNYLLPLTLAPLAWILCIVSSCMCISFLGNSFLRPNYALTPEVSIWSMDFVKWWAFYKAQEVSSKVLAVHLRGTVFLKYWYEMFGARIGSSVILDTIGITDPSLVSIGDGVVIAEGALIQSHEVKNGVLSFLPIRIGQNSSVGPYASIHKGAILGEEVEVPALQKIEGIVTTSVIGNLEKRSKPQRTAGERQELVAIYHFLGIYLLGFLGSLSAAIVY
- the LOC111777474 gene encoding uncharacterized protein LOC111777474 isoform X2 yields the protein MDTCKSLEDQFSKLHPSLPLNTRIGIIGGGPSGLSAAYALAKLGYSDVTVLEKHQDVGGMCESVEIEGKIYDLGGQVLAANSAPTIFHLAQETGSELEEMDSHKLALIHTSGEYQDIGVADDYTSIISLTLELQDKAKDSGHIGVHAVSAFASDLTPAYLEAHGLTSVPKSVAYGYTASGYGFLQDMPYAYVHEFTRTSMAGKIRRFKGGYGGLWKRISESIPIKVHCNTEVVSVRRSFKTVTLHVMDSDTNLTSLEFDKIIISGSFPFRNGRTYRPSTTKSSEEGAETMDMSHLEKELFSKVYTIDYYTTVLKIEGLNHLPLGFYYFGEHMDNPETIGYPVAMQRFYADTDIFLFWSYGNSADITGPKVAELAINTVKKMGAEVKKVILQRRFKYFPHVCSKDMEDGFYKRLELELQGSLNTYYVGGLMAFELTERNSSYAMTLVCKHFANNSSPMFSYAKPMFFLQSKRERDVKGLGELPGVEFPDLNSLDGYLRHWGSHHVTRDRILYTWLNEEGSVLGQRTYRELHLNASCIAQKLLSNPKPPIKPGDRVLLIYVPGLDFIDAFFGCLRAKILPVPVLPPDPLQRGGQALLKIEYIAKSCGAVAILSTLSYHSAVRVGKVKNMIGLMRENGKSSAVWPKLPWMHTDSWIKNFANLAPDAMTNQAEPHSDDVSFLQFTSGSTGDAKGVMITHGGLIHNVKLMRRRYKSTSRTVLVSWLPQYHDMGLIGGLFTALVSGGTAILFSPMTFIKKPLLWLHVMSTYKATHSAGPNFAFELVARRLEANKGKAQTYDLSSMVFLMIAAEPIRKTTLKKFLELTSPFGLTEEVMAPGYGLAENCVFVSCAFGEGIPIFIDWQGRVCCGYVDQGNADIDIRIVNPGTGTELEEDGKEGEIWISSPSAGIGYWGREELSQDTFRNELQNHHGRRYTRTGDLGRVIDGKLFITGRIKDLIIAAGRNIYPADVEKTVESSSDLLRPGCCAVIGVPEEILMEKGIPVPDCSDQVGLVVIAEVKDGKPVAKDIIDQIQNRVAEEHGVSVASVKLIKPRTISKTTSGKIKRFECLKQFVDGTLNVVPEAIRLRRNFFRSFSTGTCKEGNTPRPQLTNLSRAFVQPSVQPGPRISNKDIEEFLKGLVSELTNIPINKICATESLLSYGIDSILVVRAAQKLSNFLGVPVGAVDIFTATCIADLASISENILTKNHAQSTKNTANPTFETTCALIEMEKISWTRRFGIWFFQLLALILVAMMLAFPAYLSISAFISSMPILHTFTDHIPLMNYLLPLTLAPLAWILCIVSSCMCISFLGNSFLRPNYALTPEVSIWSMDFVKWWAFYKAQEVSSKVLAVHLRGTVFLKYWYEMFGARIGSSVILDTIGITDPSLVSIGDGVVIAEGALIQSHEVKNGVLSFLPIRIGQNSSVGPYASIHKGAILGEEVEVPALQKIEGIVTTSVIGNLEKLSSST